Proteins from one Hyperolius riggenbachi isolate aHypRig1 chromosome 4, aHypRig1.pri, whole genome shotgun sequence genomic window:
- the GJA10 gene encoding gap junction alpha-10 protein: MGDWNLLGSILEEVHIHSTIVGKIWLTILFIFRMLVLGVAAEDVWDDEQEEFICNTEQPGCRNVCYDQAFPISLIRYWVLQIIFVSSPSLGYMGHALYRLRALEKERQRKKAQLRAELEELDNVTDEHRRLEKELRKLEEQRKVNKAPLRGSLLRTYVLHILTRSFVEVGFMVGQYLLYGFDLNPLYKCSRFPCPNIVDCFVSRPTEKTIFMVFMLSIAAVSLFLNILEIFHLGIRKIKQGLYGKHISEVTEDEISICKLKKNSVQQVCILSNSSPNKIIPLSSSNYKLITDQQMDSVGLSAYLPPAPGFKEVQMTNDHNHYGKIITSDKHQRSVDHLNTDLHCKQESNDLDHQRMSNHIDQYHGQILHRAPPDLHHGEQREEQQISALQKRNLSSSSEDSHKKCQRSRCLGSKSCLKSQQSLDQARPNAVHPLRSCLHSSHMELPSALRKYSRVSSCKDFAEDRSDSADSGYRKVSSASRGLSESRLASDPDSSDSRNGSGSDSKRREDSSHITPAPPSGRRMSMASRGRLSKTNSIYRLLV, from the coding sequence ATGGGTGACTGGAACTTGCTAGGAAGCATCCTGGAAGAAGTGCATATTCATTCCACGATAGTGGGAAAAATCTGGCTCACCATCCTCTTCATATTTCGAATGTTAGTGCTTGGAGTAGCTGCTGAAGATGTGTGGGATGATGAACAAGAAGAATTTATCTGCAACACAGAACAACCTGGTTGCAGGAATGTTTGCTATGACCAAGCATTCCCTATCTCACTTATTAGATACTGGGTCTTACAGATTATTTTTGTGTCTTCTCCATCCCTGGGCTACATGGGACACGCACTTTATAGACTGAGAGCTCTAGAAAAAGAGCGTCAAAGAAAAAAAGCGCAACTCAGGGCAGAGCTGGAAGAGTTGGACAATGTAACTGATGAACACAGAAGACTGGAGAAAGAATTAAGAAAGCTAGAGGAGCAAAGGAAAGTGAACAAGGCTCCCCTGAGAGGTTCTCTTTTACGGACATATGTTCTGCATATCCTAACCAGATCATTTGTTGAAGTTGGATTCATGGTTGGCCAATACTTGCTGTATGGTTTTGATCTGAATCCTCTGTATAAATGTTCACGTTTTCCTTGCCCAAACATAGTAGACTGTTTTGTATCTAGGCCAACGGAGAAGACCATTTTTATGGTTTTTATGCTTAGTATTGCAGCAGTGTCATTGTTTCTAAATATTTTAGAAATCTTTCACCTAGGAATTAGGAAGATCAAACAAGGACTTTATGGAAAGCATATTTCTGAAGTTACAGAAGATGAAATAAGTATTTGCAAACTGAAGAAGAACTCGGTGCAGCAGGTTTGCATTTTGAGTAATTCTTCTCCAAACAAGATTATACCTTTGTCCTCCAGTAATTATAAACTGATCACTGACCAACAAATGGACTCTGTTGGACTGTCAGCCTATCTTCCACCAGCTCCAGGATTTAAAGAAGTACAAATGACCAATGATCACAACCACTATGGTAAAATTATAACTAGTGACAAGCATCAAAGGAGTGTAGATCACCTTAACACAGACCTGCACTGTAAACAAGAATCAAATGATTTAGACCATCAAAGAATGAGTAACCATATTGATCAATACCATGGCCAAATTCTGCATAGGGCACCACCTGACCTACATCATGGAGAGCAAAGGGAAGAGCAGCAAATATCTGCTTTGCAGAAGAGAAATCTCTCCTCTAGCAGTGAGGATTCGCACAAGAAATGTCAGCGCAGTAGATGTTTGGGGTCCAAGAGCTGCCTTAAAAGTCAACAGTCTTTAGACCAAGCAAGACCCAATGCAGTGCACCCTCTCAGGTCATGCCTCCATTCTAGCCATATGGAGCTGCCATCTGCTTTGCGCAAGTATAGTAGAGTCAGCAGCTGCAAGGACTTTGCTGAAGACAGAAGTGATTCTGCAGACAGCGGGTATCGGAAAGTCAGTTCTGCATCAAGAGGCTTATCAGAAAGCAGACTCGCTAGTGATCCAGATAGTTCTGACTCGAGAAATGGTTCAGGATCTGACTCAAAGAGACGAGAGGATTCCTCCCACATTACACCTGCACCCCCATCTGGCCGCAGAATGTCAATGGCAAGTAGAGGCAGACTGTCAAAGACTAATTCAATTTATAGGCTTTTAGTTTAG